One Methanoculleus sp. 7T genomic window carries:
- a CDS encoding nucleotide-binding protein yields MKFHYLLVDDLVGKEEFERRVEEKVAESGDLLDERTAAMLVVKDLGRAHIRIRDLAEAPSLACFFAKVLSVEEPREFERPDGTTGLVANVMVGDETGRARLTLWDEKAGGVREIEAGDVLEILGRPKGGGKVPDVTAVALQEASCEITCEETGPAALPEPGGDLEVRIIAVENPRTFTRRDGSQGEMVEAVIGSEDGVFRLVAWVPAVLLGVEAGENVVIRGAVPRESEQGIEYSLGETASVLPSDREIVLPFETVADVEEGGSYSLAGAVVRVQPSRSFTTRSGRQSSVRNLVVADETGEIPVVVWGEKAEEYLAPGDQIEIYNATARRGRYGDLELHLSWGSALIVLAEEEQEVEVVGTIIATEQGTCIDTGDACYLLAEPLPVGYEVRAEGTLYRGVITLHHVEATLPDRNDLQCRLDRFS; encoded by the coding sequence GTGAAGTTTCATTACCTCCTCGTCGACGACCTCGTAGGGAAAGAGGAGTTCGAGCGGCGGGTCGAGGAGAAGGTGGCGGAGTCGGGCGACCTGCTGGACGAGCGGACGGCGGCGATGCTGGTCGTCAAAGACCTCGGGCGGGCGCACATCCGGATACGCGACCTCGCCGAGGCCCCGAGCCTTGCATGCTTCTTTGCAAAGGTGCTCTCCGTCGAGGAGCCCCGGGAGTTCGAGCGGCCCGACGGCACGACCGGGCTCGTCGCGAACGTGATGGTGGGCGACGAGACCGGCAGAGCGAGGCTGACTCTCTGGGACGAGAAGGCCGGCGGCGTCCGTGAGATCGAGGCCGGGGACGTGCTCGAGATCCTCGGCCGGCCGAAGGGCGGGGGGAAGGTTCCCGACGTCACCGCCGTCGCCCTCCAGGAGGCATCGTGCGAGATCACCTGCGAGGAGACAGGACCCGCCGCACTTCCCGAACCCGGGGGAGACCTCGAGGTCAGGATCATCGCCGTCGAGAACCCGCGGACGTTCACCCGGCGCGACGGGAGCCAGGGCGAGATGGTCGAAGCGGTGATCGGGAGCGAGGACGGCGTCTTCCGGCTCGTCGCTTGGGTCCCGGCCGTCCTTCTCGGGGTGGAGGCTGGGGAGAACGTCGTCATCCGAGGCGCCGTTCCCCGGGAGAGCGAGCAGGGCATCGAGTACAGCCTCGGCGAGACGGCGTCAGTCCTACCCTCCGACCGGGAGATCGTCCTCCCGTTCGAGACCGTCGCCGACGTAGAGGAGGGAGGCTCATACTCGCTTGCCGGAGCGGTTGTGCGCGTGCAACCGTCCCGCTCGTTCACCACACGGAGCGGAAGGCAGTCCTCGGTCAGGAACCTTGTCGTTGCCGACGAGACCGGGGAGATCCCGGTCGTCGTCTGGGGCGAGAAAGCCGAGGAGTATCTGGCTCCCGGCGACCAAATCGAGATCTACAACGCGACCGCCCGGCGGGGGCGGTACGGCGACCTCGAACTCCACCTCTCGTGGGGGAGCGCTCTCATCGTCCTCGCCGAAGAAGAGCAGGAGGTGGAAGTCGTTGGAACGATCATCGCCACAGAGCAGGGAACCTGCATCGATACCGGCGATGCCTGCTATCTCCTCGCCGAACCGCTACCCGTCGGCTACGAGGTGCGCGCCGAAGGCACCCTGTACCGGGGTGTTATCACCCTGCACCACGTCGAGGCCACGTTGCCTGATCGGAACGATCTCCAGTGCCGTCTGGATCGGTTCTCCTGA
- the radA gene encoding DNA repair and recombination protein RadA: MTEIDLEDLPGVGPTTADKLREAGYGTVESIATATTSDLAEAAEIGEGTAKKVILAARKMADIGGFKTGRDIMDKRKDIKKLKTLVPEFDELVGGGLETQAITEVYGEFGSGKSQLVHQMAVNAQLPEELGGLHGSVIYVDTENTFRPERIEQMVDGLPEEADLGPMEDILERIHVARAHSSDHQMLLLDTARELANDLRSSDYPVRLFVIDSLTSLFRSEYAGRGTLAARQQKLNRHMHDLLKLIDDHNAVGLVTNQVMSNPAVLFGDPTKPIGGNIVGHTATFRLYLRKSKGGKRVARLVDSPNLPEGEAAFMVEQAGLKPC, from the coding sequence ATGACAGAGATTGATCTTGAAGATTTACCCGGCGTCGGCCCGACAACTGCCGACAAGCTCCGCGAGGCCGGATACGGCACCGTCGAGAGCATCGCAACAGCCACCACGTCCGATCTCGCCGAAGCGGCGGAGATCGGCGAGGGGACCGCCAAGAAGGTGATCCTCGCCGCCAGGAAGATGGCGGATATCGGCGGGTTCAAGACGGGCCGGGATATCATGGATAAAAGGAAAGACATCAAGAAACTGAAGACACTGGTCCCCGAGTTCGACGAACTGGTCGGCGGGGGTCTTGAGACGCAGGCAATAACCGAGGTCTACGGAGAGTTCGGGTCCGGAAAGAGCCAGCTCGTCCACCAGATGGCCGTCAACGCCCAGCTGCCCGAGGAACTCGGGGGCCTGCACGGAAGTGTCATCTACGTCGATACCGAGAACACGTTCCGCCCCGAGCGTATCGAGCAGATGGTCGACGGGCTCCCGGAGGAGGCGGATCTCGGCCCGATGGAGGATATCCTCGAGCGGATCCATGTCGCCAGGGCCCACAGCTCCGACCACCAGATGCTGCTCCTCGACACCGCACGGGAACTCGCAAACGACCTGCGGAGCTCCGACTACCCGGTCAGACTCTTCGTCATCGACTCGCTGACGTCTCTCTTCCGTTCGGAGTACGCAGGACGCGGCACCCTTGCCGCCAGGCAACAGAAACTGAACCGCCACATGCACGACCTCCTGAAACTGATCGACGACCACAACGCGGTCGGCCTCGTGACCAACCAGGTGATGTCGAACCCGGCCGTCCTCTTCGGCGACCCGACAAAACCGATCGGCGGCAACATCGTCGGCCACACCGCGACCTTCCGGCTCTACCTCCGGAAGAGCAAGGGCGGTAAAAGGGTCGCCCGCCTCGTAGACAGCCCCAACCTCCCCGAGGGCGAGGCGGCGTTCATGGTCGAGCAGGCGGGACTCAAGCCGTGCTGA
- a CDS encoding phosphoglycolate phosphatase, translating to MLKALVTDVDGTITDRRRRINTRAVEAVRTLVDAGVAVVLASGNTVCFMDGLCKMVGTDGTIIGENGGVYRRGFSGTLHIPGDQKACLEAFEVLKDYFAEQGIGLELLSAQYRFADVAFARNIDADEARAVVRDRHLPVRVLDTGFAIHLQALGVSKGTAMRELAGDMGLRSDEIMAIGDSENDIEMLKAAGVGVAVANAPTSTQSAADWVSRETYGDGFVEAIKKYYPDLFSR from the coding sequence GTGCTGAAGGCGCTCGTAACCGACGTCGACGGCACCATCACCGACCGGCGGCGGCGGATCAACACCCGCGCCGTCGAGGCCGTCCGGACCCTCGTCGACGCCGGCGTTGCGGTGGTGCTTGCAAGCGGCAACACCGTCTGCTTTATGGACGGGCTCTGTAAGATGGTCGGGACTGACGGGACCATCATCGGCGAGAACGGCGGCGTATACCGGAGGGGGTTTTCGGGCACCCTCCACATCCCCGGCGACCAGAAGGCTTGCTTGGAGGCGTTCGAGGTCCTCAAAGACTATTTTGCCGAGCAGGGGATCGGGCTCGAACTCCTCAGCGCGCAGTACCGGTTCGCCGACGTGGCCTTCGCCCGCAATATCGACGCCGATGAGGCAAGAGCAGTCGTCAGAGACCGACACCTCCCCGTCCGGGTGCTGGATACGGGGTTTGCGATCCACCTCCAGGCGCTCGGCGTGAGCAAGGGGACGGCGATGCGGGAACTCGCCGGAGATATGGGACTTCGCTCAGACGAGATTATGGCAATCGGGGACTCTGAGAACGATATCGAGATGCTCAAGGCCGCCGGCGTCGGCGTAGCGGTTGCAAACGCCCCGACATCGACCCAATCGGCGGCGGACTGGGTATCACGGGAGACGTATGGGGACGGATTCGTAGAAGCGATAAAAAAGTATTATCCCGATCTCTTCAGCAGGTAG
- a CDS encoding PRC-barrel domain-containing protein, producing the protein MSKTFCRTLARKRVMSNDGMLIGTIKNVMVDLDTGQVVDLIVKPDDTFRTEGYRTDGDKMFVPFEAVKDIKDYIVVDRYLLKRSG; encoded by the coding sequence ATGAGCAAAACGTTCTGCCGTACCCTTGCCAGGAAGAGAGTGATGAGTAATGACGGTATGCTCATCGGGACCATCAAGAACGTCATGGTTGACCTCGATACCGGGCAGGTTGTCGACCTGATCGTCAAACCGGACGACACCTTCAGGACCGAAGGCTACAGGACCGATGGGGACAAGATGTTCGTGCCGTTCGAGGCCGTGAAGGACATAAAAGATTATATCGTCGTCGACCGCTACCTGCTGAAGAGATCGGGATAA
- a CDS encoding histone family protein: MTDIPLAPVGRIVKKSGAERVSSDANEELAKLMEQYASRIAKEAIKLAGHAGRKTVKATDVRMAAETVK, from the coding sequence ATGACAGATATACCTCTGGCACCTGTTGGCAGAATCGTGAAGAAGTCGGGCGCGGAACGAGTGAGTTCCGACGCCAATGAAGAGCTCGCAAAACTGATGGAGCAGTACGCGTCCCGTATCGCAAAAGAGGCGATCAAGCTCGCGGGACACGCAGGCAGGAAGACGGTCAAGGCAACCGATGTCCGAATGGCGGCCGAGACCGTGAAATGA
- a CDS encoding CBS domain-containing protein, which yields MDLSPIQKDILITLITLYHQSSHAIKGEEIADVLKRNPGTVRNQMQALKALGLVDGVPGPKGGYSPTARAYKELNLGDLEHQSEVQILRDGEKVKGVRVAELGFTTLCHPDLCQAMVKIIGSVKLFKVGDMVSIGPTPVNKLLVRGEVFGMDENQQALLISVSEMISLPKKPIKHYMSTPLLTLPRSATLRDAVRLFNEHHIHGAPVMENGDLAGIVTLSDVARALDEGQTLEAPVSGIMTTDVVEAPASIRLYELVGRFKEREIGRLIVVEGGKPIGIVTQTDIIRVFPSL from the coding sequence ATGGATCTCTCCCCGATTCAGAAAGATATCCTGATAACCCTGATTACCTTATATCATCAGTCATCTCATGCTATAAAAGGTGAGGAGATTGCGGATGTGCTGAAGCGCAACCCCGGCACAGTCCGCAACCAGATGCAGGCGTTGAAGGCGCTCGGGCTCGTAGACGGCGTACCCGGCCCAAAAGGCGGTTATAGCCCGACCGCACGCGCATATAAGGAGTTGAACCTCGGAGACCTCGAGCACCAGTCGGAGGTGCAGATCCTCCGCGACGGCGAGAAGGTGAAGGGGGTCAGGGTCGCGGAACTCGGTTTCACCACCCTCTGCCATCCGGACCTCTGTCAGGCGATGGTCAAGATCATCGGGAGCGTGAAACTCTTCAAAGTGGGGGATATGGTCTCAATCGGACCTACGCCGGTGAATAAACTCCTCGTCCGCGGCGAGGTCTTCGGGATGGATGAGAACCAACAGGCGCTCCTGATCAGCGTCTCGGAGATGATATCCCTGCCGAAAAAGCCGATCAAGCACTACATGAGCACCCCGCTTCTGACCCTGCCGCGCTCCGCCACCCTCCGGGATGCGGTCCGTCTCTTCAACGAACACCATATCCACGGAGCGCCGGTGATGGAGAACGGCGACCTCGCGGGCATCGTGACATTGAGCGATGTCGCCCGCGCCCTCGACGAGGGGCAGACGCTGGAGGCGCCCGTCTCCGGCATCATGACCACCGATGTGGTGGAAGCGCCGGCGTCGATCCGGCTCTACGAACTCGTGGGTCGGTTCAAGGAACGGGAGATCGGGAGGCTGATCGTGGTCGAGGGCGGCAAGCCTATCGGGATCGTTACCCAGACCGATATTATTCGGGTCTTTCCCTCACTTTGA
- a CDS encoding NOG1 family protein, giving the protein MEFEVIPTVPTADEVLDRSLRRAAAKKKLKINVDRANEEFVRAVASAIHDKLKSVVSSFPSFERLPPFYQEVADILVSLDRLKRSLGAVTWAADQVWVIGSGYARSMRSADDTGPIRRQAVARIASVVHQVEDDLLFLNEARNILRKLPHVSEDEFTVVVAGYPNVGKSSFIRLVSTAEPEIAAYPFTTKGIIVGHRDIGKRERVQFIDTPGVLERPADERNPIERQAVSAIINTADVVLFIIDASEHCGYALDDQLRLQNEIAQLVDVPVVTAANKADIRGIEGYPAMSTLTGEGVEEMLDLLLRYRKDTKQASLREPPQSETQE; this is encoded by the coding sequence GTGGAGTTTGAAGTTATCCCGACCGTTCCGACGGCAGACGAAGTCCTCGACCGCAGTCTTCGCAGGGCTGCGGCCAAGAAGAAACTGAAGATCAACGTCGATCGGGCGAACGAGGAGTTCGTGCGAGCGGTCGCGAGCGCCATCCACGACAAGTTAAAGAGCGTAGTCAGTTCGTTTCCGAGTTTCGAGCGCCTTCCTCCCTTTTATCAGGAGGTGGCCGACATCCTCGTCTCGCTCGACCGGCTGAAACGGTCCCTCGGCGCCGTCACGTGGGCGGCGGACCAAGTCTGGGTCATCGGCTCCGGCTACGCCCGCAGCATGCGCTCTGCGGACGATACTGGCCCGATACGGCGACAGGCTGTTGCCCGCATCGCCTCCGTCGTCCACCAAGTCGAAGACGACCTTCTCTTCCTCAACGAGGCAAGGAACATCCTCCGGAAACTCCCGCACGTGAGCGAGGACGAGTTCACCGTGGTGGTGGCGGGATACCCCAACGTCGGCAAATCTTCGTTTATCAGGCTCGTCTCCACAGCGGAACCCGAGATCGCCGCCTACCCCTTCACCACCAAAGGGATCATCGTCGGCCACCGCGATATCGGGAAGCGTGAACGAGTCCAGTTCATCGATACACCCGGAGTCCTCGAACGGCCGGCCGATGAGAGGAACCCCATCGAGCGGCAGGCGGTAAGCGCCATCATCAACACGGCAGACGTCGTGCTCTTCATCATCGACGCAAGCGAGCACTGCGGCTACGCACTCGACGATCAACTCCGGCTCCAGAACGAGATTGCCCAACTCGTCGACGTCCCGGTGGTGACGGCCGCAAATAAGGCGGACATCCGGGGGATCGAGGGCTACCCCGCGATGTCCACGCTCACCGGCGAGGGGGTGGAGGAGATGCTCGACCTCTTGCTCAGATACAGAAAGGACACCAAGCAAGCGAGCCTGCGAGAACCGCCCCAATCAGAAACCCAAGAATAG
- a CDS encoding presenilin family intramembrane aspartyl protease PSH produces the protein MQIRDWLPLLGMPLMLLFVQVIAIILVTPMQAAGLVAFEDPESVANPLIFIGMLLVFTLILLLLIRVGGRRFIAAFIGFAIFMTFLYIFGALSILALGATDAAVFGTLIGAGAATALLYLYPEWYVIDTLGVLISAGVASIFGISLAVLPVLVLLVLLAVYDAISVYRTKHMITLAEGVLETKAPIMVVVPKRADYSFRREGIGMGEGEERGAFIMGMGDLIMPSILVASSHVFVDAPAVLWVLSAPTLGAMLGSLAGLAALLYFVNKGKPQAGLPPLNGGAILGFLIGAVLAGSLAWCPFCI, from the coding sequence ATGCAGATACGTGACTGGCTGCCGCTTCTTGGAATGCCCCTCATGCTCCTCTTTGTCCAGGTCATCGCCATCATCCTCGTCACGCCCATGCAGGCTGCGGGGCTTGTGGCGTTCGAAGACCCCGAGTCAGTTGCGAATCCCTTGATATTCATAGGGATGCTGCTTGTTTTCACGCTGATTCTGCTCCTCCTGATCCGGGTGGGGGGTCGGCGCTTCATCGCCGCCTTCATCGGTTTCGCCATCTTCATGACGTTCCTCTACATCTTCGGAGCGCTTTCCATCCTTGCGCTCGGCGCGACCGATGCCGCCGTCTTCGGGACGCTCATCGGTGCCGGGGCAGCGACGGCGCTTCTCTACCTCTACCCAGAGTGGTACGTCATCGATACCCTCGGCGTGCTGATATCAGCCGGCGTTGCGTCCATCTTCGGAATATCCCTCGCCGTCCTGCCGGTGCTCGTGCTGCTCGTGCTGCTTGCGGTCTACGACGCCATATCGGTCTACCGGACAAAACACATGATCACGCTCGCCGAGGGCGTCCTCGAGACCAAGGCCCCCATCATGGTCGTGGTCCCGAAGAGGGCGGACTACTCGTTCCGGCGTGAGGGTATCGGCATGGGAGAAGGGGAGGAGCGCGGCGCGTTCATCATGGGTATGGGCGACCTGATCATGCCCTCCATCCTTGTCGCGTCGTCGCACGTATTTGTGGATGCGCCCGCCGTCCTCTGGGTCCTCTCGGCGCCGACGCTCGGCGCAATGCTGGGATCGCTTGCAGGCCTTGCCGCACTCCTCTACTTCGTCAACAAAGGTAAACCCCAAGCGGGGCTCCCGCCCTTGAACGGCGGGGCTATTCTTGGGTTTCTGATTGGGGCGGTTCTCGCAGGCTCGCTTGCTTGGTGTCCTTTCTGTATCTGA
- the fen gene encoding flap endonuclease-1 yields the protein MGVAIRDILADCKETLTWDDLSGIAAVDAHNALYQFLSIIRQPDGTPLMNGAGRITSHLSGILFRTVNFLEKGIKPVFVFDGKPPEFKQETIDQRREVRNRANEAWKAALREGDMEEAYKQASASARIDAYTIESSHELLDLLGIPWVQAPSEGEAQAAHMVREGTVTYAVSQDYDSLLFGSPVLVRNLTVSGRRKTRGRTVTVNPERIVLSSLLDCLGVTREQLVEIGILVGTDFNPGVRGVGGKTALKIVKNGEFESLIAEKQPDFDPGPVREFFLDPPVTGDYTLEWRPPDVEGVVEMLCGRYDFSEDRVGSALAKVSVKATQKTLDAWF from the coding sequence ATGGGCGTTGCTATCCGCGATATTCTGGCAGACTGTAAGGAGACACTGACGTGGGACGACCTCTCCGGCATTGCCGCAGTGGACGCCCATAACGCGCTCTACCAGTTTCTCTCGATCATCCGGCAGCCGGACGGGACCCCGCTGATGAACGGCGCGGGCCGGATCACCTCGCACCTCTCCGGCATCCTCTTCCGGACCGTCAACTTCCTCGAGAAAGGCATCAAACCGGTCTTCGTCTTCGACGGCAAACCGCCCGAGTTCAAGCAGGAGACGATCGATCAGCGGCGGGAGGTCCGTAACCGGGCTAACGAGGCCTGGAAGGCGGCACTGCGGGAGGGCGATATGGAGGAGGCGTATAAGCAGGCGAGCGCATCCGCCAGGATCGATGCCTACACCATCGAGTCGTCCCATGAACTCCTCGACCTGCTCGGCATCCCCTGGGTGCAGGCGCCGAGCGAAGGTGAAGCGCAGGCGGCCCACATGGTGCGGGAGGGGACGGTCACCTACGCGGTCTCGCAGGACTACGACTCCCTCCTCTTCGGATCCCCGGTGCTGGTGCGGAACCTCACGGTCAGCGGCCGGCGGAAGACGCGGGGGCGGACGGTCACGGTGAACCCCGAACGGATCGTCCTCTCTTCCCTCCTCGACTGTCTCGGCGTCACGAGAGAGCAACTCGTCGAGATCGGCATCCTGGTGGGTACCGACTTCAACCCCGGGGTCCGGGGCGTCGGCGGCAAGACGGCCTTGAAGATCGTGAAGAACGGCGAGTTCGAGTCGCTGATCGCCGAGAAGCAGCCTGACTTCGACCCCGGGCCGGTCCGGGAGTTTTTCCTCGATCCGCCGGTCACCGGCGATTACACCCTCGAATGGAGACCGCCGGACGTCGAAGGGGTTGTGGAGATGCTCTGCGGGCGCTACGACTTCTCCGAAGACCGGGTCGGAAGCGCCCTTGCCAAGGTCTCGGTGAAGGCGACGCAGAAGACGCTCGACGCGTGGTTTTAA